A single window of Candidatus Falkowbacteria bacterium DNA harbors:
- a CDS encoding prohibitin family protein, with protein MEIIEPKKVKELKQAGKFAVYVLIGFIVLVGIFGSFGTIGAGQRGVVLQFGAVQDKIFDEGLYIKIPLIQQVEVMDVKIQKDEVPASASSKDLQVVTSKIALNYHLDPAAVNKIWQEVGKNYNSRIIAPSIQEAVKAVTAKFTAEELITKRETVKDQIKVNLAERVVARSIIIDEFNIIDFSFSPAFNEAIEAKVTAEQLKLKADRDLERIVIEAEQQVAQAKGKAAAIDVEAQALRSNPKVVELRWIEKWNGEVPTYWGQASPFIGLEK; from the coding sequence ATGGAAATCATTGAACCAAAGAAAGTAAAAGAATTAAAACAAGCAGGAAAGTTTGCAGTATATGTATTAATAGGCTTCATTGTCCTGGTCGGAATTTTTGGAAGCTTTGGTACAATTGGTGCTGGACAGAGGGGCGTAGTTTTGCAGTTTGGCGCAGTTCAGGATAAGATTTTTGACGAAGGCCTTTACATCAAGATCCCATTGATCCAACAAGTAGAGGTTATGGATGTTAAAATCCAAAAAGATGAAGTTCCAGCTAGCGCATCTTCCAAAGATTTGCAGGTTGTTACTTCTAAGATTGCTTTGAATTATCATTTAGATCCTGCGGCTGTAAATAAGATTTGGCAGGAAGTCGGAAAAAATTATAATTCTCGTATTATTGCACCTTCAATTCAGGAAGCAGTAAAGGCAGTAACTGCCAAGTTCACAGCGGAAGAACTCATTACTAAACGTGAAACTGTTAAAGATCAGATTAAAGTGAATCTAGCAGAGAGAGTTGTAGCTCGGTCAATTATTATTGATGAATTTAATATTATTGATTTTAGTTTTTCACCAGCTTTTAATGAGGCTATTGAAGCTAAGGTTACTGCTGAGCAGTTGAAATTAAAAGCAGATCGAGATTTGGAAAGAATTGTGATTGAAGCTGAGCAACAAGTGGCCCAAGCAAAAGGAAAGGCTGCAGCTATTGATGTTGAAGCTCAGGCGCTGAGATCTAATCCAAAAGTTGTGGAATTACGTTGGATTGAAAAATGGAATGGTGAAGTTCCAACTTATTGGGGACAGGCCAGCCCGTTCATTGGACTTGAAAAATAA
- a CDS encoding PQQ-like beta-propeller repeat protein, translating into MKKIIILLVLFLCSCGASTTGILSDIVVGELPSDSNIELEQDIDFQEFIVNEDLNVHKKDSGQIDSEEQSEIEVEDLSIDNSEVSCESNCSPDERKCVSGQEYQYCFEVASDCWQWTEIQECHPDKYCEDGICKLHCNIECLDDFCDENCDLWQFCDESGICQDKSCDLWQTDFITMEADYFSDLTLTADGGCVAVGFVGPGATLEHDFFVAKLDELGEVLWTVITGDEGSMEWAESVKEVFGGGYVVAGYAQQPDSVLFDAWILQLDPDNGSIVWSEKFGGAGNDRVYDVVQTDDGKFTAVGYSTTDSAGGKDFWVLRLSQFGELEWEKKYGGSAEDWGTSIDQVFGPGLVSDGFILSGYTQDIIENIQTAKVLKLDNSGELVWEKSFSGGTKNEVHKVIQSFDGGLVFTGIIQLDPAEQWQGWIFKLSYEGDLLWEQVLGGSEIDLFHSIQQTEDTGYIAVGDTWSMGAGMSDVWLVKLFNDGEVEWQKTFGGTDMENGMAVAQTETLGFVVAGNVYPNNGFADAFVVKLDHNGEVCDE; encoded by the coding sequence ATGAAAAAAATCATCATTTTACTTGTATTGTTTCTTTGCTCATGTGGCGCTTCAACAACAGGGATTCTCTCAGACATAGTAGTTGGGGAGTTGCCTAGCGATTCAAATATTGAGCTTGAACAGGATATCGATTTCCAAGAGTTTATTGTGAATGAAGATTTGAATGTTCACAAAAAAGACAGTGGTCAAATCGATTCGGAAGAGCAATCGGAAATTGAAGTTGAAGATTTGAGTATAGATAACTCTGAAGTTTCTTGTGAATCCAATTGTTCGCCTGATGAACGAAAATGTGTTTCAGGTCAAGAATACCAATATTGCTTCGAGGTGGCGTCGGACTGTTGGCAATGGACTGAGATTCAAGAATGTCATCCGGATAAATATTGCGAAGATGGCATTTGCAAGCTTCATTGTAATATTGAATGTTTGGATGATTTTTGTGATGAAAACTGTGATCTTTGGCAGTTTTGTGATGAGAGTGGTATTTGTCAAGATAAGTCTTGTGACTTGTGGCAAACGGATTTTATCACAATGGAAGCTGATTATTTCAGCGATTTAACACTGACAGCAGATGGTGGTTGTGTTGCTGTAGGCTTTGTTGGACCGGGCGCTACTTTGGAACATGACTTCTTTGTGGCTAAGCTAGATGAATTAGGTGAAGTTCTATGGACCGTGATTACTGGTGATGAAGGTAGTATGGAATGGGCTGAGTCTGTCAAAGAAGTTTTTGGTGGTGGTTATGTTGTTGCAGGCTATGCACAACAACCCGATTCAGTTCTGTTTGATGCTTGGATCCTTCAGCTTGATCCTGACAATGGTTCAATAGTTTGGAGCGAGAAATTTGGTGGCGCCGGTAATGATCGAGTGTATGATGTAGTGCAGACGGATGATGGAAAGTTTACGGCAGTTGGCTATTCCACAACGGATAGCGCAGGCGGAAAAGATTTTTGGGTTTTGCGATTGAGTCAGTTTGGCGAGCTCGAGTGGGAGAAAAAATACGGTGGATCAGCTGAAGATTGGGGTACCTCAATTGATCAGGTCTTTGGTCCCGGACTTGTTTCCGATGGATTTATTTTGTCCGGCTACACTCAGGATATAATTGAAAATATACAAACTGCCAAAGTGTTAAAGTTGGATAATTCTGGCGAATTAGTCTGGGAAAAATCATTTTCCGGGGGAACTAAGAACGAAGTGCACAAGGTTATTCAGTCTTTTGATGGGGGCTTAGTGTTTACTGGAATAATTCAGCTCGACCCTGCTGAGCAGTGGCAAGGCTGGATTTTTAAGCTAAGCTATGAAGGTGATCTGCTTTGGGAACAAGTCCTTGGTGGCAGTGAAATTGATTTGTTTCATTCAATTCAGCAAACTGAAGATACTGGCTATATTGCTGTGGGTGATACTTGGTCCATGGGCGCCGGGATGTCCGACGTCTGGCTGGTAAAACTTTTTAATGATGGTGAAGTTGAATGGCAAAAGACATTTGGCGGAACTGATATGGAAAACGGCATGGCCGTAGCGCAAACTGAGACTCTTGGTTTTGTAGTGGCTGGCAATGTTTATCCTAATAACGGTTTTGCTGACGCGTTTGTTGTTAAACTTGATCACAATGGTGAAGTTTGTGATGAGTAG